In Glycine max cultivar Williams 82 chromosome 15, Glycine_max_v4.0, whole genome shotgun sequence, the DNA window gaaaataaaaacaaaaaatatattcgaATGTTCATTTTCTATgtgatttaaaatgaaaaaaattgtcaaaattcAATTAGATTTGTATGttggtattatttttaatttaaattaaatttatcccAATAATTAATGTCAAGTATATTGTTAGCGGTGGTCTCTtccttagagtcatgtttacgGTGATCGTGAAGCTAGTTAAGTGACTGATGAGCTTGCGAAATATGGTTTGTTGGGGGCTTTAGTTCCCTTTCTGCACACACGCCAAAAATATTATAgttaaacactaaaaaaaatgttagtttgaATAGAAATGGACtttattatcataaatattttaattttttatgggaATGATAACTAGGTGTTAATTAGGGAATTAAAGtcaatttttatagaaaatacaatattatatttttaataatactataatatttaataaaaaaaatattaatcaatttacTGACCAGTGTGTTTGTTAATAAGTTTTCTtacaatgaatttaatttttatatattataatgaatttaatttttatattattaatcaattaaaaattattatgcgcgtgacttttaaaataattgacataaaaaaacaataagttTTTCTTATATTACAATCTATATtgagatgataatataaaactttttaaatctAATCTTACCTTACATTAATCTTGGatgataagaaatttaaagtttaaaagttATGCATGGTTGATGAtcgttggaaataaatttttaccTCATCAACCAATCAAAAACCTTTGTTGGATGAtaatataagaaatttaaagtttagaacttatcatataaaataatttgtaaataaataactttataaAAATCCTTTATACCGTCAATATATTGTTTACTCAAACTTTAAATCTTACACTTTTACATTGTGAggctattttaatttaacaaaattattttataattactttttatttttatttccttaatcAGGCAGTTTGATAATAATAACCAAATGTCGGTCCCACTATTCCACtctaattctatattttttgctttacaTCTAACCTAATGTCTCTTTCCACATCTCTTGATTAAAACATTTTACTTACTATATATTTGTTATCCTGTGTGATGATTAACAGGATGAAAAGTATTGGCCACTGATGCCTGCATTGCCTTCATATGGGTATGGAAGGGAGCATCCCGGTCCTCGATATAGTAGTTTAATTCATGGTCAAAATCTTGTAGATGTTGTCATAACAGGTAAGGATAAAAAAAGTCATTATCCTCTCTCGAGGACAACTGTTTTTACTTCAggatttagataattttttcttttaagaatttaattataagagaagaaatatTGAGTTTTTCCTATAAAGTTAAAATCTATccatttaacttttatagaagctATTTCATCTAACTCTAGCTAAGATGTATAAATTAGGAAGACTCAATTCATTTCACCACTtctaattttcttctcttataaatgTTTATGGAGAAACAAATTTTAGCATCCAAATATaatctaattattatattttgaagaaaagaaggaaCATCAACTGTCtcaaagaaaataatagtgTCCAACTTTAGCCAATGCAACACAGTACTACTATTTGATAACTTTTGCATTTCGACAGTAGTTCATCAATGCAAAACATGTGGAACCTCCTAGGGCGGCTTgtcttgtttaaatttatttgctaGGTTAAATTTTCAAGTTTGTGTATTAATATGAACCAATATTGTTTTGATATCAGATGAGAAACCAGTTTATTTGGTGTTTTTAATTAACCCCTTCCTATTATTTTCAGTTGAATAAACTGGCCCGTGCCACCATTCAACAACCTACACCCCATAAAAGGGAAAGGCCTAAGCTAACATAAATCTCTCTTTAATATCATCAATCATCATGAATCTAAAACTGATTGTTTAATCAATCATTCCAAATGCCGTATAATAGTTTagtttgaagtttacttgtttCACATTAGATGAACTACATGAAGTAGTAGTACAGAGAAATTATAAGCAGGGTGAACTAATTAGGAACAAACATGCCACAGTACTGTTCTACAAACCACAAACACCTCTCTTGTTCGAAATGTTATCATGTCGGACACGTTTTCAATACCGACACACTTAGACACTTGTTTGATATTTATCTGACACTTCTTattagatttctgattcaaaaattattctttattgGCTTAAACATTTAAGTCGTCACTTTTACACGGTTAACACACTTAAAAAATCATAGAAAGTTGGTTTAAAAAGATGAATGTACcattaatttagatattttattatatgttacTCATTTCATTTGATTAGAATCTTTCTGTTTTTGTGTGTATGCAGTGTCCCCATATCTTGTATTTTAGACATTAGTTTAAGTGTCCGTTTCCGTGTTGTTTTAGAGTCCGTGCTTCATACATTTCTTTGTGTTATACTTTCTCTCTATGTTTCTCTTGTTTACAGGCCACAATGGTACCATAAATGGACAGGGACAAACATGGTGGACAAAGTATCGCCAGAAgcttctgaaccacacaaggggGCCACTTGTTCAGATATTGTGGTCTAGTAACATTGTGATTTCAAATATTACTCTGCGTGACTCTCCCTTTTGGACACTTCATCCATATGACTGCAAAAATGTTACAGTAAAAAAGGTTACTATATTGGCTCCTGTTTCTCATGCTCCAAATACTGATGGCATAGATCCTGGCAAGTATCTTCTACAAAATGCtatatttttcatatcttaATATATGATGTCCTGATTATTTCTATCCCCTGCATTAAGTTACTAAGGTAATTGATGAAAGAATCTATCATCTTGATGGCTtccaaataaataaacttaGAAGAGGTTACATTACATGATCTGACTCACTATCTGTTCTTCTGTTAATACCTTATGTGTCAAATGTTATCTGTAATGCTCTCTGGATGAAATCAGAGAGAATCCTTTTGtgattactttttaatttttattgctgAATTCACCTAATGGGATAAGacttttgttgttattgttgttccgtttgtttgtttgtttgtatcAGGAATTTTTACAAGTCTCAATTTCTATGATATGAACAGATTCTTGTGAGGATATGTTGATAGAGGACTGTTACATAAGTGTGGGGGATGATGCAATTGCAATAAAAAGTGGCTGGGATCAATACGGAATTACTTATGGAAGGCCTTCCAAGAATATAGTAATTCGAAACCTTGTTGTTCGCTCTAACGTCAGGTGAAGGGAATTCCTAACTCAAGCCACTTGTACTTATTGCATGcctttcagcatcttgtttatCATGCTTGCTCACAGGCTGCAGCCATATATTGCTGTTTCACAAGCACTGTTTTGTCCTTTACCATAAATTCTCTAATCTACAACTTTCTATTTACCAGCACATCCATATATTCCATATCATAGATGACCATAAGCTTCGAGTCTATTCTACAATACCAAACAAATTCACTGGCATGGAAACGATTTTGGTGTGTAGTGTTGATTTGAATTGTTTCCATAGGCTTAAGGTtctgtttattttttaggagaagataagaagataaaatgaattaaatttttttggtaaGTTAACTTATacactttaatttttatggaaACTCTCTCAGCTAACTTCTCCAAAAATTTAAAGTACATGCGTTAATTTCAATTTATGGGAAGTTTAATTCATTTACCAATTTATTCTCTTCtcatataattttgatatactATTCCTAATCAACTGTTGTTTGGAAAAATCAATCCTAGTTAACAACTTGATATTCATTAGTGTCTTCCCATGTGCTAAAGTCTTCACATTGTAATAATTTAACTTGGGACTTTTGTTTGTATGAGATGCAACAGTGCTGGCATCTCAATAGGCAGTGAGATGTCTGGTGGGGTATCCAATGTCCTGGTGGAGAACATTCTTGTATGGGAATCAAGGCGTGCCATGAGAATCAAGACTGCTCCAGGAAGAGGCGGATATGTGCGGCAAATAACATACAAAAAtctaatgttaaaaaatgtgcGCGTTGGAATTGTGATCAAGACAGATTACAATGAACACCCTGGTGCTGGATATGATCCTAGAGCACTTCCAATACTCAGAGACATAAGCTTCATGAATATCCGCGGCCAGGGTGTTCGCGTGCCGGTTCGAATTCAAGGCAGTGAACAGATTCCAGTTAGAAATGTGACTTTCCAGGATATGAAAGTTGGCATAACCTACAAGAAGAAACATATCTTCCAGTGTGCCTTTGTCCAAGGTCAGGCAATAGGGACCATATTTCCTTCTCCCTGTGACAGCTTTGATCGGTACAATGAGCAAGGACAGCTTGTTAAGCATGCTGCTTCACAGAATGTCACAGATATAGATTATGAAATTTGAGTAGTCTTGTTTTCCAAACTTTGTGTGTGTATGCGCGCGTGTATATAAGTGGCATGTTTAATGAAAGCATGAGAGGAACTAATCTTGGTCATGAAGGATCAAGGTTGTTACCTTTCTTAGGGTTATGAGTTGTATATAGGTAAAATTTTCTGATGCTAATATAAATTTTCCAGGATTACAAAAATGCATAGGCAtgctcatttcattttttaggaTTTATTGCTAGTGTATtaagttgttattatttttctggaAAGGAAGATATACAACAGGTGATACTAGTCTAGAAGAAGGGAactcttttgttttattatcCAAAGTTACTTGGAGGCCAATCTAGATCTCTTTAAATAATAGCCAGAAAACCTTTTGAAAATAGCTTAAAGATGGAAGCCTAGTCACTGCTAGACAATTAGTGGATGAAAACCCGTGTTAGATTTAAGTATATTTAGGTATCATAAGCTCTTGTTTTACCTATATGAATACACGATTGtttatgaaaaagtttattTCATATAGTAATTTCATTATGCTTGATGAATGACTCAATAAgttgttatataaatataagcCGTCTATACCTTGGATCCCGTGGAAAATCCATATAAGCTATATGTTAAACTAGCTGGTAAATCTACATAGTTTAATTAACTTAGTTGGCTTAACAGGGTGAgtatgagttattataaattttttagtatatgtttttaatttttgcagataaaaaaataattgacacgggtgaatgtttttgttgattgaaatgaacattaaaacatatttcttcctttcaattcattcattgCGTGATCATAAGTTCATAACCCATAAGCTCCACTTCTCCAAATATAGCTTGGCGCCATGGCTGATTGATGGTGGATTCTCCAAGAATGTCTACATAAACTATTTAATGTACTCCCAGTTGTTAAGATATGTTGCTGCCTTGTATAATGAATTGGGTAACCCTTTCGATCTTGAATTGGGcagttgcttcctgcacctgTTTTAAGCTTCTGGAACACCTAatttagaatataaaattacattctaGAAAGGACTCTTTggaatataaaaatttacattccGAAAACACCTTTCCAAAATGTAATTTTAGATTCTGGAATAGGTGCAGAAAGCAAAGGGAGGTGCAAGAAGAACAAGCCCTTGAATGCCATATCGGAATTGAGCTAGTGGTTGGACTTTTGTGTAGTTGGCCCAAAcagaatttaagaaaaaatgtcaaaaacaaacttttaaaaagacaacttattttcatgaaaaattaaaagaaattttgaaaatttagtttaataacttttgacttctatttttttctttatttcaaatctcaaaatttaaaaattcactaagtaattttgtctaaaaaaaacattatgttTTGTGTTGGTCTAAAACtaactttttttaactttaaatttcaatttaaattattgttgtcaaataatttaaattgaaatttaaagtttttttcttcaatctaATATTGAAAGTAActttttaattctaaaaaaaagtgagaCCAGACATTGCTTTAAGTTATTAGTTAGGCCCAAttcattcttaattttaataccGTTCTTCTGCGGTGAAAAACTATGAGGAAAGTTTATAACGATTCGCACAATAACAAGAGTTAGCTTTTGTTTCTAAAAATACTATTCTTAGTTATATCAATATGACAATATATTCTCTAGTATCTACTATCTAGTCACGTTGTGGTGTCTTCATATCTTAAATTAACAGACAGTGCCTGTAACAATTAAGATGTCTAGTGGCGTAATGGGTATCTAATATCACTTATAAAGGGACACCTTCAGGGAATATCTATGTATGCTTGATATTATCAATATGCATGGGGATGGATATTTACACAGAAATAGCCTATACGCATCTGCCATTTGATAATGTTCCTGTTCTGATTGTTATCAAGACACTGCAAATGAGCCGACACTGCAAAATGTTCCTATTGCTTCCGGCACTTTCTTTTTGTCTTCTAGAATAGTTaatccaaaatataaaattatattttaaaatgtaatcttTTTTTAACTGCAAATCCgcctattaattaatttataccttaaaattatattaaaaaaatgcaggaAGCAACTTAGACAGTGCAGAAAGCAACAACTCAATTGTAATATAAAGCATGAACTTAAGCCCTTTTTCTAGTCAGAGTTTGTTTTAaggtataaattaattaataggcTGATTTTCCTTGCTGTTTTAAGTCCTGATTTTTGCatataattgttacaaaatGCACTTCAAATGGGAGATTGTTAGAATATTgtgtttaaataattaatgtaggctaatattttaagataattataatcattagtgattttattttatatgatcaaattaagtTTGTCCGTTAAACTATTGATATTGACTTAAATGGGGGAGATGTGGTTGTTGGTCATTAGGGGACAATTGATAATCCTATTAGGTTAACATCCTATAAGGAGATTATGGTCTTCACTATATCGAATTGTTACATATAGTTTCTCTTCTTCCCATTTGAAGAGTTATCAAGATGTATTGAAAAATAAGGAGACTCTGGTTGAGGAAAAATCATAAAGTTATTGGCtacattatttatcattttttcatgATTCAACGATTGTCGAAAAATATTTTGATCACGAACCAACTACGGATTTAGATATTTTACTCTTGTTTAATAATTAAGCATATTGTAGATCTAGAGTTTTTGATGATTTGTTTTAGGATATGTACCTATAAATTCTTTCAcatgaaaaaataagaattaaatattaaaaattttcaataagTAATATAAGAGGAGGTCCTATTGTTTGGTTATTAGGATTCAACGTTTCAATTTGTTTGATTCCGAACAAAGTTTCatgaattatttcttttatggttgttattttttttttcttcagtttttttatttggaaacgCTTTGACATTTTGTATGAATGCCTTTGGTACCTCTGTAATTTAACTATGAATCAGATAGCAtgaattcaaaaataataaaaataaaatgttaataaaagattaaatctTTTACGGCTTTTAATTGTCCGATTcttaaaaacatttgattgaatcAAGAAGTATATTACGCATTATATATGGAATCcgtgaattttttatttggaatttATGATTCGGTGAATTGGCTTATTGATAgccatttgattttgattcagaTTAAGTATTATTGTTTTCTTCACCTCACAATGAATTTACAATTTCATTAtaatgtgaaattaattttcttgaGTAATAAAGTTATATACATATTTGGGattcttattttattgtattataaatttttgaaatcttttggaattatgaaaatttattgttgatatactgcatttttttttactgtgtctcataaataaagttacataagataaagatttgtcagttagatttttttttctatgattCTAGTATCGAGAAATTAACATGACCGGATTGAGATATATCacattaatttatgattagGTTATTTGTGATCACATCAATGATTTGagtgaa includes these proteins:
- the LOC100791187 gene encoding probable polygalacturonase — encoded protein: MVENTGQGGGIWFQLFHPKTAPFASHKTLFVFLWVATLASVLVWQRTTISGFLVLGGVPVRTPPKLRPVVFCLTEFGGVGDGVTLNTEAFERGVGAISKLGDKGGGQLNVPPGRWLTAPFNLTSHMTLFLARDAVILAVQDEKYWPLMPALPSYGYGREHPGPRYSSLIHGQNLVDVVITGHNGTINGQGQTWWTKYRQKLLNHTRGPLVQILWSSNIVISNITLRDSPFWTLHPYDCKNVTVKKVTILAPVSHAPNTDGIDPDSCEDMLIEDCYISVGDDAIAIKSGWDQYGITYGRPSKNIVIRNLVVRSNVSAGISIGSEMSGGVSNVLVENILVWESRRAMRIKTAPGRGGYVRQITYKNLMLKNVRVGIVIKTDYNEHPGAGYDPRALPILRDISFMNIRGQGVRVPVRIQGSEQIPVRNVTFQDMKVGITYKKKHIFQCAFVQGQAIGTIFPSPCDSFDRYNEQGQLVKHAASQNVTDIDYEI